The nucleotide sequence ACCCAGCAGTACCTCAACGAAAGGAACCACAATGAAATTCATGGTTACGTGGCAAATACACCAAGGAAAAATACAGGAAGCATACTCGCTCTTTTTCCCCATGACCCCTGAGCAGGATGCGGCGGACAGGGGCAGCCAAGTCAAACAGATTGGCCGCTGGCATGACGTAGTGCGCGGTCGTGGGGTGACCATCTGTGAATCCGACAGCGCCGAGGCGGTGGCGAACTGGTGCCTCAACTGGAGTGGCCTGCTGGATTTGGATCTGTCGGTGGTTTTGGATGACAACGAGACGCGCGCGCTGGGCAAAGCACGCGCGAAGAGTTCTTAGCGCATACCACCAAAATTACTTGGAGGGTGCTGGTGCGGGGCATAAGGCGGGTTATTAACCCGCCCTACGCCTCGCACCAACACCTTGCATTGCCAGCCTTCACCAACGTTTCAGGCGCGGCGGTCTAACGCCTGAAGTGCCATCAATCCCAATTTGCAGCGTCTTTCCGCGAGCCACATTCCGCTCGCTTAACCGGAGGTGTATTCAAATGCAAAGCCACGCAACCCATCTACGCAGAATTCTTTCCTGCGGCGTGCTGGCGCTCGGCCTATGGATGAGCGCCGCCGCACAAACACCAACCATTCCACTCGGCAGTTACACCGCCGTCATCGCGCAAGACATGCGCGTCGGCAACCTGACGTTTCCGGGCGGCGAATATCAACTGACTTTGCTCGAAGGCGGCAAGTATCAGTTGGGCCGCAACAACTTCATCACTTTGTCAGGCACCTATACCGTCAGCGGCAATCTGGTGAAATTCGCCAGCCCCGCGACGATGGACACGTGCAGCGGCGAGGGCATGTATCAATTCACCATCACGGGCAATCGCCTGACGCTGACCGCCGCCACCACGCGCGTGGACAGTTGCGTCGAACGCTTAGTGGGCCTGACCGGCGCGGCCTTTTTCAAAGACGATCCGGCCAACAAGGATTGGAA is from Acidobacteriota bacterium and encodes:
- a CDS encoding DUF3303 family protein, with amino-acid sequence MKFMVTWQIHQGKIQEAYSLFFPMTPEQDAADRGSQVKQIGRWHDVVRGRGVTICESDSAEAVANWCLNWSGLLDLDLSVVLDDNETRALGKARAKSS